A single window of Flavobacteriales bacterium DNA harbors:
- a CDS encoding T9SS type A sorting domain-containing protein, with protein sequence MAQQWSFFQPGWKYNYFTSDTGAVSAQVFITHTDTLGAEFYEHQFNRIAEYCDTCVPDSVVTDLPQFVQRSATVRDSVWLLHDPDSLVFLPYADLGSIWVMDTAASINAEVTAVDTLVQFGLIDLQKTITCTNGDVWVISREWGMMRMNDLELYGVHGPDVGFLVPDIHQMYPFQAGDIMELFIGGGGAHYNWWYPYGSTYRRRKYTMISRTDTGDDVLYDTWAVWTITTTTPATSSSTNTNYYSGSNNMQWETSITELPYRDLLSSYPGELIMSEHQITPGSPHFICVAKHRIDSLGRYCKECDLKSYPYCNLWDHVSYVEGKGIDKYSWNCAAQGEVYQLVGSVISGDTSGTISSDSYLLSVQEQTMSEIQVYPNPVQDLLQIEGIGHGEVTLVLFDAQGRSVLERSVNGPTYVLDVGSFEAGVYSIIIRGKSDGVPVKVFIFH encoded by the coding sequence ATGGCGCAGCAATGGTCATTTTTCCAACCGGGCTGGAAGTATAATTACTTCACATCTGATACGGGTGCAGTAAGTGCTCAGGTTTTTATTACGCATACCGATACGCTTGGAGCAGAATTTTACGAGCATCAGTTTAATCGCATTGCGGAATACTGTGACACGTGCGTTCCCGATTCTGTAGTCACTGATCTGCCACAATTCGTACAACGTTCAGCGACCGTGCGAGATAGTGTTTGGCTGTTGCATGATCCGGATTCCTTAGTGTTCTTGCCGTATGCTGATCTTGGGAGTATATGGGTCATGGATACAGCTGCCAGTATCAATGCGGAAGTTACGGCTGTAGATACACTTGTACAATTCGGGTTGATCGATCTACAAAAGACGATCACATGTACGAATGGTGATGTGTGGGTGATCTCGCGCGAGTGGGGTATGATGCGTATGAATGATCTGGAGTTATATGGCGTTCACGGGCCGGATGTAGGTTTTTTGGTTCCGGATATTCATCAGATGTATCCATTCCAAGCTGGTGATATTATGGAATTGTTTATTGGGGGCGGCGGGGCTCACTATAACTGGTGGTATCCATACGGCAGCACGTATAGACGAAGAAAATATACTATGATCTCCAGAACGGATACGGGTGATGACGTGCTCTACGATACTTGGGCAGTTTGGACCATAACGACGACCACTCCCGCCACTTCTTCATCCACGAATACAAATTACTACTCCGGGTCGAACAATATGCAGTGGGAAACCTCGATCACCGAGTTACCATATCGTGACCTTTTATCATCCTATCCGGGTGAATTGATCATGTCCGAGCATCAGATCACACCGGGTTCGCCACATTTTATTTGTGTTGCAAAACATCGAATTGATTCGTTAGGGAGGTATTGTAAGGAATGCGACCTTAAGAGTTATCCTTATTGTAACTTATGGGATCATGTCAGCTATGTTGAAGGAAAAGGGATTGATAAATATTCGTGGAATTGTGCCGCACAAGGTGAAGTCTATCAGCTGGTCGGTTCTGTTATTAGTGGTGATACAAGTGGTACGATCAGTTCGGATAGTTATTTGCTTTCAGTTCAAGAGCAAACAATGTCTGAAATTCAAGTGTATCCGAATCCTGTGCAGGATTTGTTACAAATTGAAGGAATTGGTCATGGTGAGGTTACTCTTGTTTTGTTCGATGCGCAAGGAAGAAGTGTGTTGGAAAGGTCAGTTAATGGTCCTACTTATGTGCTTGATGTAGGGAGCTTCGAGGCAGGCGTTTATTCCATTATTATTCGAGGAAAATCGGATGGAGTTCCTGTGAAAGTGTTTATCTTTCATTAA
- a CDS encoding pirin family protein, giving the protein MTYRPIERVIAPGQPHFVGDGFRVHNFIPHGASVSMERMSPFIMLDYNSKWQVPAANSPRGVGVHPHRGFETVTIAYKGKVAHHDSSGGGGVISEGDVQWMTAASGVLHKEYHEEEFSKHGGIFQMVQLWVNLPSKDKMSTPKYQAIAHEKMAQHQLPDGSGAIEVIAGNYNGTQGPATTFTPVHMYNARLSAGGTADFEFPSNYNTSLLVVEGAIRVNGTENVPTDHFVLLANEAGTITIEATGPAVVLVLSGEPINEPIAAHGPFVMNTQDEIRQAMHDFNQGKFGYLED; this is encoded by the coding sequence ATGACCTACAGACCTATTGAAAGAGTGATCGCACCCGGCCAACCTCATTTTGTTGGCGACGGTTTCCGCGTTCACAACTTCATTCCACACGGAGCGTCAGTTTCCATGGAACGCATGAGCCCGTTCATCATGTTGGATTACAACTCGAAGTGGCAAGTACCTGCTGCTAACAGTCCTCGCGGCGTTGGTGTGCATCCGCATCGTGGGTTCGAAACCGTTACGATCGCCTACAAAGGAAAAGTTGCGCACCACGACAGCAGCGGAGGCGGAGGCGTGATCAGTGAAGGCGATGTACAATGGATGACGGCCGCTTCCGGTGTGCTGCATAAAGAGTATCATGAAGAGGAATTCAGCAAACATGGTGGCATTTTCCAGATGGTGCAGCTCTGGGTGAACCTACCGAGCAAGGACAAAATGTCCACGCCGAAGTACCAAGCGATCGCACACGAAAAAATGGCACAACATCAACTACCGGACGGCAGTGGAGCGATCGAAGTGATCGCGGGTAATTACAACGGTACCCAAGGACCAGCGACAACGTTCACCCCAGTGCACATGTATAATGCACGCTTGAGCGCAGGTGGAACGGCGGACTTTGAGTTCCCGTCGAATTACAACACATCGCTTTTAGTGGTGGAAGGCGCAATCCGGGTGAATGGCACCGAAAACGTGCCAACCGATCATTTTGTACTGCTTGCGAATGAAGCAGGAACCATCACCATTGAAGCAACCGGACCAGCAGTAGTACTTGTGCTTAGCGGGGAGCCGATCAATGAACCCATTGCTGCACATGGCCCGTTCGTGATGAACACGCAAGACGAGATCAGGCAAGCCATGCACGACTTTAACCAAGGCAAGTTCGGCTATTTGGAGGATTGA
- a CDS encoding T9SS type A sorting domain-containing protein gives MRSTFTLVSIALLTLISTGIHAQGSTNNASPNVAGPATYTGVITKLRVEAPLSERSSLNPAIPLTEAPNDGRASKNLVVPGKDRQTENDVLATEQHRLKGRIQSRAPSLVFDVNNNVSPPSDPDLAVGLNHVFIVYNTGFIIYDKDGNALTAGLNVNNIFSSGGCCDLTVSYDAAADRWVITYLFFSTGAEVAVSQGPDPVTSAWNVYSVSQISDYQKLSVWSDGYYITDNTGSNNKVWALERTAMLAGAATPGIQSFNLPGMVTSGFQSPQVLNVTDDVMPAAGGATAIYLQDDAWGGVSFDHIKLWTIDVDWATPANSTVSAATQLAATPFISVFDGGSFSNLAQPGGGGNIDALQATIMNQAQFRKFSGHNSALFNFVVDADATTGELAAVRWYELRQPADNAPWAIEQEGTYTAENGKHAWCASLAMDQYGNIGMGYTSMAGPTTPSPTNYRVSSYYTGRFANDPSGTMTVAEELISAGTGNISGNRFGDYGKIDVDPVNNKEFWYTTEYIHNGSGADVVGVFQIASNFTDDVGVVTIDTPTDGALTNAEQVTVTVFNYGQSSATGFDISYQMDGGAVVTEPFVGTLASSVSAQHTFATTADLSIVGQTYALRSYTTYAADQFNGNDTTSQNVTHLLGADCGVTAITSPSTGSGLTATEDITVEITNFGSATQTSVPVYYTVNAGTPVQETYAGSIASGASATYTFTATVDLSALGSYSIVAGTEIVGDGDTSNDDFTKVVENNICQPTSDCAGFNDGVTQLQLADQDLEPTCGTAPPGYSYEPNIVFNFVMANNPFVSSLEVGYDDSDFAIWIDFNDNYQFETSERIATGSVANADTNFPFTVNFATVAGVTQGMHLMRVRGTDGNNVSIACDDMTYGRTNDYTANVTGIVGVGSDLANDANLSIQQMDGGRFMLTYTTAASNEKLPVSIYDTKGKLLAYYSLANNAGVYSKMLDMSYVSAGVYMVKVGSGSLNVVKRIVVE, from the coding sequence ATGCGCTCAACCTTTACACTAGTTTCCATTGCTCTTCTAACTTTGATAAGCACCGGAATTCATGCCCAAGGATCAACAAATAATGCTTCTCCGAACGTTGCTGGTCCCGCAACCTACACCGGGGTGATAACCAAGTTGCGCGTTGAGGCACCACTCTCTGAGCGGTCTTCCTTGAACCCGGCAATACCATTGACCGAGGCTCCGAACGACGGTAGGGCATCCAAGAATCTTGTTGTTCCGGGTAAGGACAGGCAAACCGAGAACGATGTTCTGGCCACCGAACAACATCGTCTAAAAGGACGAATTCAGAGCAGAGCACCTTCCCTTGTTTTCGATGTGAACAACAATGTTTCACCGCCATCGGACCCTGATCTGGCAGTTGGCCTCAACCACGTATTTATCGTATACAATACGGGTTTCATTATCTATGACAAGGACGGAAATGCGCTTACCGCAGGGCTGAATGTGAACAACATCTTTTCCTCCGGAGGGTGTTGCGATCTCACTGTATCCTATGATGCGGCTGCGGACCGTTGGGTCATTACATACCTCTTCTTCAGCACCGGTGCCGAGGTGGCAGTTTCACAAGGACCTGACCCGGTCACTTCTGCATGGAATGTCTATTCGGTGAGTCAGATAAGCGACTATCAAAAGCTTTCGGTTTGGAGCGATGGCTATTACATAACGGACAATACCGGTTCCAACAATAAGGTTTGGGCACTGGAGCGTACGGCCATGCTTGCCGGGGCAGCAACGCCTGGTATCCAAAGCTTTAACCTTCCGGGTATGGTCACAAGCGGGTTCCAAAGTCCGCAGGTGCTGAACGTTACCGATGATGTTATGCCTGCTGCAGGAGGTGCAACTGCGATTTATTTACAAGATGATGCGTGGGGAGGTGTAAGCTTCGATCACATCAAGCTCTGGACGATCGATGTGGATTGGGCGACACCGGCCAACTCAACAGTTTCGGCGGCAACTCAATTGGCGGCCACACCTTTCATCTCTGTTTTCGATGGCGGTAGTTTCTCGAATTTGGCACAACCTGGTGGTGGTGGGAATATCGATGCGTTACAAGCAACGATCATGAACCAAGCTCAATTCCGCAAATTCTCTGGTCATAATTCAGCCCTCTTCAATTTTGTTGTTGATGCTGATGCAACAACAGGTGAACTGGCCGCCGTTCGTTGGTATGAGCTGCGCCAACCTGCTGATAATGCACCATGGGCAATTGAGCAGGAAGGAACGTATACCGCTGAGAATGGAAAACATGCATGGTGCGCAAGCCTCGCGATGGACCAATACGGCAACATCGGCATGGGGTATACGAGCATGGCGGGTCCTACCACGCCATCTCCGACCAACTACCGTGTGAGTTCATATTATACCGGTCGCTTCGCGAATGATCCGTCTGGAACCATGACCGTTGCTGAAGAATTGATCTCAGCAGGAACGGGCAACATCAGCGGTAACCGTTTTGGTGACTATGGCAAGATCGATGTCGATCCCGTGAACAATAAGGAGTTCTGGTACACTACCGAATACATTCATAATGGTAGTGGCGCTGATGTGGTCGGTGTATTCCAGATCGCTTCGAACTTCACCGATGATGTTGGCGTGGTCACCATCGATACCCCAACGGACGGTGCGTTGACGAACGCAGAACAAGTGACCGTGACGGTGTTCAATTACGGCCAATCGTCCGCTACGGGTTTCGATATCTCCTATCAGATGGATGGAGGCGCGGTAGTAACTGAACCGTTTGTTGGTACGCTTGCATCTTCCGTATCTGCGCAGCACACATTCGCTACAACAGCAGATCTTTCGATCGTTGGGCAGACGTATGCTTTGCGATCATACACCACGTATGCTGCGGACCAATTCAACGGGAATGATACGACCAGTCAGAACGTAACACATCTATTAGGCGCTGATTGCGGGGTAACAGCGATCACAAGCCCATCAACGGGATCCGGCTTAACGGCCACAGAGGACATTACCGTGGAGATCACGAACTTCGGTAGCGCTACGCAAACTTCGGTTCCGGTCTATTATACTGTAAATGCAGGAACTCCTGTGCAAGAGACCTATGCCGGGTCCATAGCCTCCGGGGCATCTGCCACATACACCTTTACTGCCACAGTAGATCTCTCTGCACTCGGTTCGTATAGTATTGTTGCAGGAACAGAGATCGTTGGTGATGGAGATACGAGCAATGACGACTTCACGAAGGTTGTGGAGAATAACATCTGCCAACCTACTTCGGATTGTGCAGGATTCAATGATGGTGTGACGCAACTCCAACTCGCCGATCAGGATCTCGAACCTACTTGTGGAACTGCGCCTCCGGGATACAGCTACGAGCCCAACATCGTCTTCAACTTTGTTATGGCGAACAACCCGTTCGTGTCTTCGTTGGAAGTGGGATATGACGATTCTGATTTCGCGATCTGGATCGACTTCAACGATAACTACCAATTTGAGACCAGTGAACGGATAGCCACTGGCTCTGTTGCCAATGCAGATACCAATTTCCCATTCACGGTGAATTTTGCAACCGTTGCAGGCGTAACACAAGGCATGCACCTCATGCGCGTTCGTGGTACGGATGGCAACAATGTGTCAATCGCTTGTGATGACATGACCTATGGCCGCACGAACGATTACACTGCGAACGTTACAGGCATAGTTGGTGTAGGTTCCGATCTTGCCAATGATGCGAACTTGTCCATTCAGCAAATGGATGGTGGCCGCTTTATGCTTACTTACACAACTGCGGCATCGAACGAGAAACTGCCGGTCTCCATTTATGATACGAAGGGCAAACTGTTGGCGTATTACTCGTTGGCGAACAACGCTGGTGTGTATTCCAAAATGCTGGACATGTCCTACGTGAGCGCAGGAGTGTACATGGTAAAAGTTGGAAGCGGTTCGCTGAATGTGGTGAAGCGGATCGTTGTAGAATAG
- a CDS encoding HAMP domain-containing histidine kinase gives MKLLNRSLLHLSLALLLVLGLWSVAFFFVLRNAVQDSIDEGLDDQEEVITYRIKSDSTLLGIRDLGLYGFAIEPAAEKVKKSFLDTSLFIPSEGEVESVRLRNGTFKHEGQYYRIQIYTSTVEEDDLVEHIALALIALYVAVLLTIMLVNNVVLKRTWQPFHAMLDHFKTFRLGTARSLPDVPTKVYEFNELKAAANSLVRHATDAYADQRAFTENAAHELQTPLAIAINKLELLVEHGGSEEERMVAVGEVIAVLERLTRLNRSLLLLARIDSRLFPDEQEVSFATLAAEVMEEFTDLAEHREVEMQLETQGDLTLAMDPALARTLVTNLLKNAIVHNHAGGRVTVLVVQGRVVVHNTGSTPALDAERIFLRFHKETKAEGGTGLGLAIAKAIADLYDMQLTYRYDTVHELELTAPEQNGK, from the coding sequence ATGAAGTTATTGAACCGCTCATTACTACACCTCTCGTTGGCACTTTTGCTGGTGCTGGGCTTGTGGTCGGTTGCGTTCTTTTTCGTGTTGCGCAATGCCGTTCAGGATAGCATCGATGAAGGGCTGGACGATCAGGAGGAAGTGATCACATACAGGATCAAGAGTGATAGCACACTGCTCGGTATCCGGGATCTAGGATTGTATGGATTTGCAATTGAACCTGCCGCAGAAAAGGTGAAGAAGAGCTTCCTCGATACGTCACTGTTCATACCCAGTGAGGGCGAAGTGGAATCGGTGCGTTTGCGCAACGGAACTTTCAAACACGAAGGGCAATATTACCGGATCCAGATCTACACCAGCACCGTGGAAGAAGATGATCTCGTGGAGCACATCGCCCTTGCATTGATCGCACTTTACGTAGCGGTATTGTTGACCATCATGCTGGTGAACAACGTGGTATTGAAGCGCACATGGCAACCCTTCCACGCAATGCTGGATCACTTCAAAACATTCCGCTTGGGCACAGCGCGTTCCTTGCCCGATGTGCCGACCAAGGTTTATGAGTTCAACGAATTGAAGGCCGCAGCGAACAGCTTGGTGCGCCACGCAACCGATGCGTATGCGGACCAACGCGCCTTTACCGAGAATGCTGCGCACGAACTGCAAACCCCTTTGGCCATCGCCATCAATAAATTGGAATTGTTGGTAGAGCACGGTGGGAGCGAAGAAGAACGCATGGTGGCCGTTGGCGAAGTGATCGCTGTGTTGGAGCGCTTGACCCGGTTGAACCGATCGCTGTTACTACTCGCACGCATTGATAGCCGACTGTTTCCAGACGAACAGGAAGTGTCTTTCGCAACACTTGCTGCAGAGGTCATGGAGGAATTCACGGATCTCGCCGAACACCGCGAAGTGGAGATGCAACTAGAAACGCAAGGTGACCTGACGCTTGCCATGGATCCCGCGTTGGCGCGCACTTTGGTAACCAATTTGCTGAAGAACGCTATCGTTCACAACCATGCTGGTGGTCGCGTTACGGTGTTAGTAGTGCAGGGCCGTGTAGTCGTTCACAATACAGGTAGCACCCCGGCGTTGGATGCCGAACGGATCTTCCTCCGGTTCCACAAAGAGACGAAAGCTGAAGGCGGTACCGGCTTGGGACTGGCCATTGCCAAAGCCATTGCCGATCTGTATGACATGCAGCTAACGTATCGCTATGATACAGTGCATGAGCTCGAGTTAACTGCACCTGAGCAGAACGGGAAGTAA
- a CDS encoding T9SS type A sorting domain-containing protein — MRTVMLPVAFLMISAPLLAQLTAGEIPAGSIAYTTNIDLNLTTQFTSDSADVELDCDDFGDVRAQLFRGAPEIDAPHVAMLHFVDNDIEVCTDLTTGFQLRPKFYSFSEVLACVGNFDWLMGDQLVLGDLGGFTGIGPTRIDSMYIAYRRGNEMGWILLSFDLESPEISLQIHHVLPICQGPNSIEQYEAPTPVSLFPNPSNGGSIRVESPYALMSLEFLDPTGRVIAQYNGNTRTMAAPERSGTYFLRATDTNGLQTVTRFVQQ, encoded by the coding sequence ATGAGAACAGTTATGCTCCCCGTTGCCTTTCTTATGATCAGTGCGCCGTTGCTTGCGCAACTTACTGCCGGTGAGATACCCGCCGGAAGCATCGCTTACACTACGAACATTGACCTGAACCTCACCACGCAATTCACTTCCGATTCTGCTGATGTGGAATTGGACTGTGACGACTTCGGGGATGTTCGCGCGCAACTATTTCGAGGTGCACCTGAGATCGATGCACCACACGTGGCCATGTTGCATTTCGTTGATAACGATATCGAAGTCTGCACCGACCTTACCACAGGATTTCAACTGCGACCAAAGTTCTATAGCTTCAGTGAGGTGCTGGCATGTGTGGGCAACTTCGATTGGCTAATGGGCGATCAACTTGTTCTTGGTGATCTGGGCGGATTCACGGGCATCGGGCCGACACGGATCGACAGTATGTACATCGCTTACCGCCGAGGAAATGAAATGGGTTGGATCCTTCTGTCATTTGATCTTGAGTCCCCGGAAATAAGTTTGCAGATCCACCACGTATTACCCATCTGCCAAGGCCCCAATAGCATAGAGCAGTATGAAGCACCCACTCCGGTAAGCCTCTTTCCGAACCCTAGCAACGGCGGATCGATCCGTGTAGAAAGCCCCTATGCACTTATGAGCCTAGAATTCCTCGACCCAACCGGAAGGGTCATTGCACAATACAACGGCAACACGCGGACCATGGCTGCACCGGAACGATCCGGCACCTACTTCCTTCGGGCTACAGATACCAACGGACTGCAAACGGTTACGCGCTTCGTACAGCAGTGA
- a CDS encoding PepSY-like domain-containing protein yields the protein MKTPTYFRHSLLTACATAALLLGNAASAQEVPQVQVPAPVLAAFNKEFSGAMDVEWKLKGTQYKVEFETGLLFTDHDAWYDATGKLLRHKEEISTSDIPAAVQASIANEFPGHRTDDAERITADGAVSYTVELKGNGTEWDVVYDSNGNQLQKMAD from the coding sequence ATGAAAACCCCAACTTATTTCCGCCACTCTTTACTCACCGCCTGTGCTACAGCTGCGCTACTTTTGGGCAACGCGGCTTCAGCACAGGAGGTGCCACAAGTACAAGTTCCCGCACCGGTACTTGCTGCATTCAATAAAGAATTTTCTGGTGCTATGGATGTGGAATGGAAGCTCAAAGGCACACAATACAAAGTAGAGTTCGAGACCGGTCTGCTTTTCACGGATCACGATGCGTGGTATGATGCCACCGGCAAGTTGTTGCGGCACAAAGAGGAGATCTCCACATCGGATATACCCGCTGCGGTACAGGCTTCCATCGCCAACGAATTTCCCGGTCACCGAACGGATGATGCAGAGCGTATTACTGCTGATGGTGCGGTCTCGTACACCGTGGAATTGAAAGGTAACGGAACGGAATGGGACGTTGTTTATGACAGCAACGGAAATCAACTACAGAAGATGGCCGACTAA
- a CDS encoding response regulator transcription factor, translated as MKILVIEDEVELAEVIVRSLEREHFVVETARDKSEALRRVTDHDYDLVLLDIMLPGGSGLEVLRAMKEAGKAGNVIIISAKDSLDDKLAGLDLGADDYLTKPFHIAELNARVRSVLRRKDLGGRTTLDAANMRLDPEERTVHVNNTPLALNRKEFDMLTYLLLNKDRLVTRSSLAEHVWGDHADQGDDLDFVYAQIKNLRKKLKQGDAEVEIQAVYGIGYRLVE; from the coding sequence ATGAAGATCTTGGTGATCGAAGATGAAGTAGAACTCGCTGAGGTGATCGTGCGCTCGCTGGAGCGGGAACACTTCGTGGTGGAAACTGCGCGCGATAAAAGTGAAGCGTTGCGGCGCGTTACTGACCATGATTACGATCTGGTGCTGTTGGATATCATGCTGCCCGGAGGGAGTGGATTGGAGGTGTTGCGTGCGATGAAGGAGGCAGGCAAGGCGGGTAATGTGATCATCATTTCGGCCAAGGATTCGTTGGATGATAAGTTGGCCGGGTTGGATCTTGGAGCGGACGATTATTTGACGAAGCCGTTCCATATCGCGGAGCTCAATGCGCGCGTCCGCTCCGTGTTGCGGCGGAAGGATCTCGGTGGAAGAACCACGTTGGATGCCGCCAACATGCGCTTGGATCCGGAAGAGCGCACGGTGCATGTGAACAACACGCCGCTGGCCTTGAACCGCAAGGAATTCGACATGCTCACTTACTTGTTACTGAACAAGGACCGGCTCGTTACGCGATCATCATTAGCGGAACATGTGTGGGGCGATCACGCAGATCAAGGAGACGACTTGGATTTCGTGTATGCGCAGATCAAGAACTTGCGCAAGAAGTTGAAACAAGGCGATGCTGAAGTGGAGATACAAGCGGTCTACGGCATCGGATATCGCTTAGTGGAATGA